One segment of Parvularcula sp. IMCC14364 DNA contains the following:
- a CDS encoding recombinase zinc beta ribbon domain-containing protein, which yields MKKLLCFLRSHRKYKPVVIIDDISRLARDVDAHLKLRLAIMKAGGRLESPSIEFGEDSDSILVEHLLASVSQHHRQKNAEQVRNRVRARIMNGYWTYPAPPGYRYKATKGQGKILVRDEPLASIVQEALEGFASGRFGTQSEVKRFLENSGVYPRNREGIVRVQRVYEMLTRIIYSGYIDLPDKGITMVEGRHPPLIDFSTFKRIQDRLNSKAKVCARKNDDEAFPLRGFVKCGSCGGPLTGGFSTGRSKRYAYYFCFSRSCTEYRKSIKRSDMHTRFEEVIKRLKPSRTLLTIASEMFNDIWNSRQSQNKKRLDTIRKEHAKIDHQVTQLLDRIVDAENDSVISAYEKRIQTLDVRKVELKELAEEIEKPKAGFERTFRTAMSFLSNPYKLWASEELNHRRTLLKLAFLNNPEYDRDSGFRTADFSIPFKVLEGINNNSCHMVPPHGLEPRTY from the coding sequence ATGAAAAAACTCCTGTGCTTTCTGAGAAGCCACCGCAAATACAAGCCCGTTGTCATTATTGATGACATCTCGCGGCTTGCCCGTGATGTCGATGCACACCTGAAACTGCGGCTTGCCATCATGAAAGCTGGCGGGCGGCTGGAAAGCCCAAGTATCGAGTTCGGAGAAGATTCAGACTCCATACTGGTTGAACACTTGCTAGCATCAGTTTCACAACATCACCGCCAGAAAAATGCCGAACAGGTTCGCAACCGTGTTCGCGCCCGGATCATGAACGGATACTGGACGTATCCCGCCCCTCCGGGATACCGCTACAAGGCCACAAAGGGACAAGGCAAAATACTGGTCAGGGATGAACCACTCGCCAGCATTGTACAGGAAGCTCTTGAAGGGTTCGCCTCTGGTCGCTTTGGCACCCAATCGGAAGTTAAGCGCTTCTTGGAAAACTCCGGAGTCTACCCAAGAAACAGAGAAGGCATTGTCAGAGTGCAGCGTGTTTATGAAATGCTGACACGCATAATATATTCAGGATATATCGACCTGCCTGATAAAGGCATCACAATGGTTGAAGGGCGGCATCCGCCACTTATCGATTTTTCAACCTTCAAACGCATTCAGGATCGTCTGAACAGCAAAGCCAAGGTTTGTGCCCGTAAAAATGATGATGAAGCCTTCCCGCTTCGTGGGTTTGTCAAATGCGGTTCATGTGGTGGACCGCTTACAGGTGGTTTCTCAACCGGGCGCAGCAAGCGATACGCTTATTACTTCTGCTTTAGCCGATCTTGTACCGAATACCGAAAGTCTATCAAACGCAGTGACATGCACACTCGGTTTGAAGAGGTTATCAAGAGGCTGAAGCCATCTCGCACACTCCTGACCATTGCCAGTGAAATGTTCAATGACATCTGGAATTCACGTCAGAGCCAGAACAAGAAGCGCCTAGATACCATTCGAAAAGAGCACGCCAAGATTGACCATCAGGTCACTCAATTACTCGACCGGATCGTAGACGCAGAAAATGACAGCGTAATCTCCGCATACGAAAAACGCATCCAGACACTGGATGTGCGCAAGGTCGAATTGAAGGAACTCGCAGAAGAAATTGAGAAACCGAAAGCGGGATTTGAGCGGACATTTCGAACCGCCATGTCGTTTCTCTCAAACCCCTATAAACTCTGGGCTTCAGAGGAGCTCAACCACCGGAGAACCTTGCTCAAACTGGCGTTTTTGAACAATCCTGAATACGACCGTGATTCAGGGTTTCGAACCGCCGATTTTTCCATTCCTTTCAAGGTCTTAGAAGGAATTAACAACAACTCGTGTCATATGGTGCCCCCACACGGACTCGAACCGCGGACCTACTGA